One genomic segment of Ancylobacter sp. IITR112 includes these proteins:
- a CDS encoding sorbosone dehydrogenase family protein: MSLFRRGSRTAALLATTMFAGAVMLSASAQAQSTDNMQKLSNFQQTGASMEMETVPQTGPRVDAFNRTLAGIKLPDGFKISLYAIVPDAREMAVGPTTGVVFVGTRKSKVWAVTDRDKDRVADEVKVFAPSIQFKLPNGVCFSKDGFLFVAEQNRVLLFPAAEFFYEGPDVAAFEVVKQGDLIPPAEESYNHTARVCRIGPDDKLYITLGQPFNVFSPEKYDLYKKNGIGGIVRMDRDGKNREVYAWGIRNSVGMDFNPKDKTLWFTDNQVDGMGDTIPPGELNRATKPGQTFGFPYFGGGNVRTVEYKDQAPPADSVPPEVEMEAHAADLGMTFYTGKQFPAKYQGGIFSVQHGSWNRTTPVGARVMFTTLNEDGTAAKTEPFAEGWLVNGEYLGRPSSVAQLNDGSLLVADDTSGAIYRISYEK; this comes from the coding sequence ATGTCTCTTTTCCGGCGCGGTTCGCGGACCGCGGCGCTGCTCGCCACCACCATGTTCGCGGGCGCGGTGATGCTGTCGGCTTCGGCTCAGGCCCAGTCGACCGATAACATGCAGAAACTGTCCAATTTCCAGCAGACCGGCGCGTCCATGGAAATGGAAACGGTGCCGCAGACCGGCCCGCGCGTCGACGCCTTCAACCGCACGCTGGCCGGCATCAAGCTGCCGGACGGCTTCAAGATTTCGCTCTATGCCATCGTGCCGGACGCGCGGGAAATGGCGGTCGGGCCGACCACGGGCGTCGTCTTCGTCGGCACCCGCAAATCGAAAGTATGGGCGGTGACCGACCGCGACAAGGACCGCGTCGCCGACGAGGTGAAGGTGTTCGCGCCCTCGATCCAGTTCAAGCTGCCGAACGGCGTGTGCTTCTCCAAGGACGGCTTCCTGTTCGTGGCCGAACAGAACCGCGTGCTGCTCTTCCCCGCCGCCGAGTTCTTCTATGAGGGGCCGGATGTCGCCGCCTTCGAAGTGGTGAAGCAGGGCGACCTCATTCCGCCGGCCGAGGAATCGTACAACCACACCGCCCGCGTCTGCCGCATCGGGCCGGACGACAAGCTCTACATCACGCTCGGCCAGCCCTTCAACGTCTTCTCACCGGAGAAATACGACCTCTACAAGAAGAACGGCATCGGCGGAATCGTGCGGATGGACCGCGACGGCAAGAACCGCGAGGTCTATGCTTGGGGCATCCGCAATTCCGTGGGCATGGACTTCAACCCGAAGGACAAGACCCTGTGGTTCACCGACAATCAGGTGGACGGCATGGGCGACACCATTCCGCCGGGCGAGCTGAACCGCGCCACCAAGCCGGGCCAGACCTTCGGCTTCCCCTATTTCGGCGGCGGCAATGTCCGCACCGTCGAGTACAAGGACCAGGCGCCGCCGGCCGATTCCGTGCCGCCCGAGGTGGAGATGGAAGCCCATGCCGCCGATCTCGGCATGACCTTCTACACCGGCAAGCAGTTCCCGGCGAAGTATCAGGGCGGCATCTTCTCGGTGCAGCACGGTTCGTGGAACCGCACCACGCCGGTCGGCGCGCGGGTGATGTTCACCACGCTGAACGAGGACGGCACCGCCGCCAAGACCGAGCCCTTCGCCGAGGGCTGGCTGGTGAACGGCGAATATCTCGGCCGTCCCTCCTCGGTGGCGCAGCTCAATGACGGCTCGCTGCTGGTGGCGGACGACACCTCGGGCGCGATCTACCGCATCTCCTACGAGAAGTAA
- a CDS encoding cytochrome c: MKRFFCVPLLLAAALGVAPATAQDAKAGRARASAQCAVCHGTDGIAQLPTAANLAGQQEVYLAKALEDFRAGRRVNEMMTVVSKDLTDADIANLAAWYASIKISVQVPER; this comes from the coding sequence ATGAAACGCTTCTTCTGCGTGCCGCTGCTGCTGGCCGCGGCGCTTGGCGTCGCCCCCGCCACGGCGCAGGACGCCAAGGCCGGCCGCGCCAGGGCATCCGCCCAATGCGCCGTGTGTCACGGAACCGACGGCATCGCCCAACTGCCCACCGCCGCCAATCTCGCGGGCCAGCAGGAAGTCTATCTCGCCAAGGCGCTGGAGGATTTCCGCGCCGGCCGCCGCGTCAATGAAATGATGACGGTGGTCTCCAAGGACCTGACCGACGCCGATATCGCCAATCTCGCGGCATGGTACGCCTCGATCAAGATCAGCGTGCAGGTGCCGGAACGCTGA
- a CDS encoding peptidase C15, translating into MRAGQAVPPDRPRLLITGFGHFPGMPANPSAQLARHLARSRPAGGATAAFHLLATRWDEAAGFPALLAQSAPDIVLMLGVAARRRRVSIEVVGRKATGAFPDAAGRRPASLVLEPGAPSQRALTARPAPLLAALRAAGVPSHLSRHAGRYVCNALAFRAYGWARSGPRADGGPRLAVFVHVPMPRPRPGRRGITGLARGLEALLAALLADFRQSRLQG; encoded by the coding sequence ATGCGTGCGGGGCAGGCCGTGCCGCCTGACCGGCCGCGCCTGCTCATCACAGGCTTCGGCCATTTTCCCGGCATGCCGGCAAATCCGTCCGCTCAGCTTGCCCGCCACCTCGCACGCAGCCGTCCGGCCGGGGGCGCCACGGCCGCGTTTCACCTGCTCGCCACGCGGTGGGACGAGGCTGCCGGCTTCCCCGCCCTTCTCGCGCAATCCGCGCCGGATATCGTGCTCATGCTGGGCGTCGCCGCCCGGCGTCGGCGCGTGTCGATCGAGGTCGTCGGGCGCAAGGCGACGGGCGCGTTTCCCGATGCCGCTGGCCGCCGCCCGGCCTCGCTTGTGCTGGAGCCCGGCGCGCCGTCGCAGCGAGCGCTGACCGCCCGCCCGGCCCCGCTGCTGGCGGCACTGCGCGCGGCTGGGGTGCCCTCCCATCTCTCGCGCCATGCCGGCCGCTATGTCTGCAATGCGCTGGCGTTCCGCGCCTATGGCTGGGCCCGGTCCGGTCCTCGCGCCGATGGCGGGCCGCGTCTCGCGGTGTTCGTTCATGTGCCGATGCCGCGCCCCCGACCCGGACGGCGCGGCATAACCGGCCTCGCCCGTGGGCTGGAGGCGCTGCTCGCCGCCCTGCTGGCGGATTTCCGGCAGAGCCGTCTGCAGGGCTGA
- a CDS encoding response regulator — protein MQDQPTLSGQRVFVVEDETLVAMMIEGMLEELGATVVGNESRFDDALNFVATRHEEIDVAMLDLNLGTRHSYDIAEAIARHGIPIVFSTGYNDSAIDAAWRKCPVLNKPFQLSDLQGALARALEARAA, from the coding sequence ATGCAGGATCAGCCGACGCTGTCGGGCCAGCGCGTCTTCGTGGTCGAGGACGAAACGCTCGTCGCGATGATGATCGAGGGCATGCTTGAGGAACTCGGGGCCACGGTCGTCGGCAATGAATCGCGCTTCGACGACGCGCTGAACTTTGTCGCGACGCGGCACGAGGAGATTGATGTCGCCATGCTCGACCTCAATCTCGGCACCCGCCACAGCTACGACATCGCCGAGGCCATCGCCCGCCACGGCATCCCGATCGTGTTCTCCACCGGCTATAACGACTCCGCCATAGATGCCGCCTGGCGCAAATGTCCGGTGCTGAACAAGCCATTCCAGCTTTCCGATCTTCAGGGCGCCCTGGCGCGGGCGCTGGAGGCGCGCGCCGCCTGA
- the meaB gene encoding methylmalonyl Co-A mutase-associated GTPase MeaB, producing MTHAAPLPALDALIEGVRSGHRATLARAITLVESRKPAHRALAGELLQALLPQTGRALRLGITGVPGVGKSTTIDALGSHLIAQGHRVAVLAVDPSSTRTGGSILGDKTRMARLSLEEHAFIRPSPAAGTLGGVAARTRETMLLCEAAGYDVVLVETVGVGQSETAVADMTDTFLVLMLPGAGDELQGIKKGIIELADIVAVNKADGANLARAQAAAGEYRAALHVLGGREPFWSVPVLTYSGLTGEGIAALWDAVLRHREHSQAAGALAARRSAQQVKWMWTLFDDRLREKMRSEPALRTQLPAIESAVAAGDMSPTLGAAKIAALFGWAGP from the coding sequence GTGACGCACGCCGCCCCGCTGCCCGCACTCGACGCGCTCATCGAGGGTGTTCGCTCCGGCCACCGCGCCACGCTCGCCCGGGCGATCACCCTGGTGGAATCGCGCAAGCCGGCGCATCGCGCGCTGGCGGGCGAGCTCTTGCAGGCGCTGCTGCCGCAGACCGGCCGCGCCCTGCGCCTCGGCATCACCGGCGTGCCGGGGGTCGGCAAGTCGACCACCATCGACGCGCTCGGCAGCCATCTCATCGCGCAGGGGCACCGTGTGGCGGTGCTGGCGGTCGACCCCTCCTCCACCCGCACCGGCGGCTCCATTCTCGGCGACAAGACGCGCATGGCCCGCCTGTCGCTGGAAGAGCACGCCTTCATCCGCCCCTCCCCCGCCGCTGGCACGCTCGGCGGGGTCGCGGCGCGCACCCGCGAGACCATGCTTCTGTGCGAGGCGGCGGGCTATGACGTGGTGCTGGTGGAGACGGTGGGCGTCGGCCAGTCGGAAACCGCGGTGGCGGACATGACCGACACCTTCCTCGTGCTCATGCTGCCGGGCGCCGGCGACGAATTGCAGGGCATCAAGAAGGGCATCATCGAGCTGGCCGACATCGTCGCGGTGAACAAGGCGGACGGCGCCAATCTCGCCCGGGCCCAGGCGGCGGCGGGCGAATACCGGGCCGCGCTGCATGTGCTGGGCGGGCGTGAACCGTTCTGGTCGGTACCGGTGCTCACCTATTCCGGCCTGACCGGCGAGGGCATCGCCGCCCTGTGGGACGCGGTGCTGCGCCATCGCGAGCACAGCCAGGCGGCCGGGGCCCTCGCCGCCCGCCGCAGCGCCCAGCAGGTGAAATGGATGTGGACCCTGTTCGACGACCGACTGCGCGAGAAAATGCGCAGCGAACCCGCGCTGCGGACGCAATTGCCCGCCATCGAAAGCGCGGTGGCGGCGGGAGACATGTCGCCCACGCTCGGCGCCGCGAAGATCGCCGCTCTGTTCGGCTGGGCCGGCCCGTGA
- a CDS encoding branched-chain amino acid aminotransferase, translating into MAHHWTQTWTFFDGAWQEGNIPILGVRSHATWLGTSVFDGARAFEGVTPDLDLHCARVNRSALAMGLKPLVSVEKWIELAHQGVKRFAPGAALYIRPMYWAEYPGARTVDADPESTRWCLSLYEAGMPSPDHGTAITLSRYRRPTIECAVTDAKAGCLYPNNARALVEAHARGFDNAVLCDMLGNVAELATANVFLAKDGVAFTPAPNGTFLAGITRTRTANLLREAGIEVVEAALTWRDFLEADEIFSTGNYSKVTPVTRIEDRALQPGPVYRRARELYWEFAHS; encoded by the coding sequence ATGGCGCATCACTGGACGCAGACCTGGACCTTCTTCGACGGCGCCTGGCAGGAGGGCAACATCCCGATCCTGGGCGTGCGCAGCCATGCGACCTGGCTCGGCACCTCGGTGTTCGACGGCGCCCGCGCCTTCGAGGGGGTGACGCCGGACCTCGACCTGCACTGCGCGCGGGTCAACCGCTCGGCGCTGGCGATGGGGCTGAAGCCGCTGGTCTCGGTGGAGAAATGGATCGAGCTGGCGCATCAGGGCGTGAAACGCTTCGCGCCCGGGGCCGCGCTCTACATCCGGCCGATGTACTGGGCGGAATATCCCGGCGCACGCACGGTGGACGCCGACCCGGAATCCACCCGCTGGTGCCTCAGCCTCTACGAGGCCGGCATGCCGAGCCCGGACCACGGCACGGCGATCACCCTGTCGCGTTACCGCCGGCCGACCATCGAATGCGCCGTCACCGACGCCAAGGCCGGCTGCCTCTACCCCAACAATGCCCGCGCGCTGGTCGAGGCGCATGCGCGCGGCTTCGACAATGCCGTGCTGTGCGACATGCTGGGCAATGTCGCCGAGCTCGCCACCGCCAATGTGTTTCTCGCCAAGGACGGTGTCGCCTTCACCCCGGCGCCGAACGGCACCTTTCTCGCCGGCATCACCCGCACCCGCACGGCGAATCTGCTGCGGGAGGCCGGCATCGAGGTGGTGGAAGCCGCGCTCACCTGGCGCGACTTTCTGGAGGCGGACGAGATCTTCTCCACCGGCAATTACTCGAAGGTCACGCCGGTGACGCGGATCGAGGATCGCGCTCTCCAGCCCGGCCCGGTCTATCGCCGCGCGCGCGAACTCTATTGGGAGTTCGCCCATTCCTGA
- a CDS encoding dipeptidase — translation MAALSRTDLDRVLAAVDADLDASLARLFDFLRIPSISTDRAYAADCRRAGQWLADDLATLGLDARLNDTAGHPIVTGTSAGGAERRVLFYGHYDVQPVDPLELWNSPPFEPRIVETAEGVKQIVARGSSDDKGQVMTFVEACRAYQRTIGRLPVDVAIVVEGEEESGSANIGPFLEAHKDELKADLALVCDTGMWDAQTPAIILSLRGLMHDEFVVRAADRDLHSGYYGGAAANPLHVIAKIIGGVHGEDGRITIPGFYDGVVEPSAHMRESWSKLDLTTENFLGPIGLSHPIGEKDRLLIEMVSTRPTFEVNGLWGGYIGEGGKTVIPSIATAKITCRLVADQDPVHVRDCVRAYIRSKLPADCTVEFLGGEGNRAVAVAHDNPLLAKAASALSEEWGAPAVTYGEGGSIPVVGQFKKVLGQDTLLVGFALDDDRIHSPNEKYDLTSFHKGIRSWVRILAALAE, via the coding sequence ATGGCCGCTCTTTCCAGGACAGACCTCGACCGCGTGCTCGCGGCCGTCGACGCCGATCTCGACGCCTCGCTCGCGCGTCTGTTCGACTTCCTGCGCATCCCCTCCATTTCCACCGACCGCGCCTATGCCGCCGATTGCCGCCGCGCCGGCCAGTGGCTGGCGGACGATCTCGCCACGCTCGGCCTCGACGCCAGGCTGAACGACACCGCCGGCCATCCCATCGTCACCGGCACCTCGGCCGGGGGAGCGGAGCGGCGGGTGCTCTTCTACGGCCATTACGACGTGCAGCCGGTCGATCCGCTGGAATTGTGGAACAGCCCGCCTTTCGAGCCGCGCATTGTCGAGACGGCGGAGGGCGTTAAGCAGATCGTCGCCCGCGGCTCTTCGGACGACAAGGGCCAGGTGATGACCTTCGTCGAGGCCTGCCGCGCCTATCAGCGCACCATCGGCCGCCTGCCGGTCGACGTGGCGATCGTCGTCGAGGGCGAGGAGGAGAGCGGATCGGCCAATATCGGCCCGTTCCTGGAGGCGCATAAGGATGAGCTGAAAGCCGATCTCGCCCTCGTCTGCGACACCGGCATGTGGGACGCGCAGACGCCGGCCATCATCCTCTCGCTGCGTGGGCTGATGCATGACGAGTTCGTCGTGCGCGCCGCCGACCGCGACCTGCATTCCGGCTATTATGGCGGCGCCGCCGCCAACCCGCTGCATGTGATCGCCAAGATCATCGGCGGCGTGCATGGCGAGGACGGGCGCATCACCATTCCCGGTTTTTATGACGGCGTGGTCGAGCCCTCCGCGCATATGCGCGAATCCTGGTCCAAGCTCGACCTGACGACGGAGAACTTCCTCGGCCCCATCGGCCTCTCCCATCCCATCGGCGAGAAGGATCGGCTGCTGATCGAGATGGTCTCGACCCGCCCGACCTTCGAGGTCAACGGCCTGTGGGGCGGCTATATCGGCGAGGGTGGCAAGACCGTCATCCCCTCCATCGCCACCGCCAAGATCACCTGCCGGCTGGTGGCGGACCAGGACCCCGTCCATGTGCGCGACTGCGTGCGCGCCTATATCCGCTCCAAGCTGCCGGCGGACTGCACGGTCGAGTTTCTCGGTGGCGAGGGCAACCGGGCGGTGGCCGTCGCCCATGACAACCCGCTGCTCGCCAAGGCCGCGAGCGCGCTCAGCGAGGAATGGGGCGCGCCGGCCGTCACCTATGGCGAGGGCGGCTCCATCCCCGTGGTCGGCCAGTTCAAGAAGGTGTTGGGGCAGGACACGCTGCTGGTCGGCTTCGCGCTGGACGATGACCGCATCCATTCGCCGAACGAGAAATACGACCTCACCTCCTTCCACAAGGGCATTCGTAGCTGGGTCCGCATCCTCGCGGCGCTGGCGGAGTAA
- a CDS encoding helicase HerA-like domain-containing protein codes for MSGDTDGKIFVGQSTGDDGGKAEYLALKLANRHGLATGATGTGKTVTLQTLAEGFSRAGVPVFAADIKGDLSGIGMPGEGQDWIVKRCAEIGIDYVPDEFPVIFWDLFGEQGHPVRATVSEMGPLLLARLLDLNDVQEGVLNVVFRIADEQGLLLLDLKDLRAMLAFVAENAAKLTTTYGNVSPATVGAIQRALLVLENQGADKFFGEPALKITDLMRVEPRSGYGTISLLAADKLMGSPRLYASFLLWLLSELFEELPEIGDPDKPRVVFFFDEAHLLFDGAPKALLQKVEQVVRLIRSKGVGVYFVTQNPLDIPDSVLAQLGNRVQHALRAFTPRDQKAVKAAADTFRPNPKLNTAEVITQLGKGEALVSMLEGNGTPSMVARTLIAPPAARVGPITPELRQVALARSPVRHAYDETLDRESAYEILAKRAEQATAPGGAPAPSEAEAQSGGWLADTLGGLFRRGPRGGMSMGERMVNQVTRQVTNEVTKAILRNVLGGARRR; via the coding sequence ATGTCCGGTGACACTGACGGCAAGATCTTCGTCGGCCAAAGCACGGGCGACGATGGCGGCAAGGCCGAATATCTCGCGCTGAAGCTCGCCAACCGCCACGGCCTCGCCACCGGCGCCACCGGCACCGGCAAGACGGTGACGCTGCAGACGCTGGCGGAGGGCTTTTCCCGTGCCGGCGTCCCGGTCTTCGCCGCCGACATCAAGGGCGACCTCTCCGGCATCGGCATGCCCGGCGAGGGCCAGGACTGGATCGTCAAGCGTTGCGCCGAGATCGGCATCGACTATGTGCCGGACGAATTTCCGGTGATCTTCTGGGACCTGTTCGGCGAGCAGGGCCACCCGGTCCGCGCCACCGTCTCGGAAATGGGGCCGCTGCTGCTGGCGCGGCTCCTGGACCTCAACGACGTGCAGGAAGGCGTGCTGAACGTCGTGTTCCGCATCGCCGACGAGCAGGGCCTGCTGCTGCTTGACCTCAAGGATCTGCGGGCGATGCTGGCCTTCGTGGCGGAGAACGCGGCCAAGCTCACCACCACCTATGGCAATGTCTCGCCCGCGACCGTCGGCGCCATCCAGCGCGCGCTGCTGGTGCTGGAAAATCAGGGCGCCGACAAATTCTTCGGCGAGCCGGCGCTGAAGATCACCGACCTGATGCGGGTGGAGCCGCGCTCGGGATACGGCACCATCTCGCTACTCGCCGCCGACAAGCTGATGGGATCGCCCCGGCTTTACGCTTCCTTCCTGCTGTGGCTGCTCTCCGAGCTGTTCGAGGAGCTTCCCGAGATCGGCGACCCCGACAAGCCGCGCGTGGTGTTCTTCTTCGACGAGGCACATCTTCTGTTCGACGGGGCGCCGAAGGCACTGCTGCAGAAGGTGGAACAGGTGGTGCGGCTTATCCGCTCCAAGGGGGTGGGCGTGTATTTCGTCACCCAGAACCCGCTCGACATACCCGACAGCGTGCTCGCCCAGCTTGGCAACCGCGTGCAGCACGCGCTGCGCGCCTTCACCCCGCGCGACCAGAAGGCGGTGAAGGCGGCGGCCGACACCTTCCGCCCCAACCCGAAGCTGAACACCGCCGAGGTCATCACCCAGCTCGGCAAGGGCGAGGCGCTGGTCTCGATGCTGGAGGGCAACGGCACCCCATCCATGGTCGCGCGCACGCTTATCGCCCCGCCCGCCGCCCGCGTCGGCCCCATCACCCCGGAACTGCGTCAGGTCGCCCTCGCCCGGAGCCCGGTGCGCCACGCCTATGACGAGACGCTCGACCGCGAATCCGCCTATGAAATACTGGCGAAGCGCGCCGAGCAGGCGACCGCGCCCGGGGGCGCGCCCGCGCCATCGGAAGCCGAGGCGCAAAGCGGCGGCTGGCTGGCGGACACGCTTGGGGGCCTGTTCCGGCGCGGCCCGCGCGGCGGCATGAGCATGGGCGAGCGCATGGTCAACCAGGTGACGCGGCAGGTCACGAATGAGGTGACCAAGGCCATTCTGCGCAACGTGCTCGGCGGTGCCCGCCGGCGGTAG
- the folP gene encoding dihydropteroate synthase, giving the protein MAALAPPTQRCLDARGRRLDYAGRTLVMGILNVTPDSFSDGGRSAALDDAVANARRLVAEGADILDIGGESTRPGHTPVPAEEELRRVLPAVEALAGLNVPLSIDTQKATVAEAALKAGACILNDIWGLMGDPDMARVAAAYDAGVVAMHNRANVDPAVDIVADILGFFEQSLERAARAGIRPERMALDPGIGFGKTFEQNLKALASLETFARLGFPLLLGTSRKSLIGKVIEATPAERLPGTIASNVLGIRAGCALIRVHDVAAHVQAARVTEAILHAS; this is encoded by the coding sequence ATGGCCGCTCTTGCTCCGCCCACCCAACGCTGTCTCGATGCGCGCGGCCGCCGGCTCGATTATGCCGGCCGCACGCTGGTGATGGGAATTCTCAACGTGACGCCCGATTCCTTCTCCGATGGCGGGCGCAGTGCCGCGCTCGACGACGCCGTGGCCAATGCCCGCCGGCTGGTGGCGGAGGGGGCGGATATTCTCGACATTGGCGGCGAGTCGACGCGGCCCGGCCACACGCCGGTGCCGGCGGAGGAAGAGCTGCGCCGGGTGCTGCCGGCGGTGGAGGCCCTGGCGGGCCTGAACGTGCCGCTGTCCATCGACACGCAGAAGGCGACGGTCGCAGAGGCGGCGCTGAAGGCCGGGGCCTGTATTCTCAACGACATATGGGGGCTGATGGGCGATCCCGACATGGCCCGCGTCGCCGCCGCCTATGATGCCGGCGTGGTGGCGATGCACAACCGCGCGAACGTGGATCCCGCAGTCGACATCGTCGCCGACATTCTCGGCTTTTTCGAGCAGTCGCTGGAGCGGGCGGCGCGCGCCGGCATCCGGCCCGAGCGGATGGCGCTCGATCCCGGCATCGGCTTCGGCAAGACGTTCGAGCAGAATCTCAAGGCGCTGGCTTCGCTGGAGACCTTCGCGCGGCTCGGCTTTCCCCTCCTGCTCGGCACCTCGCGCAAATCGCTGATCGGCAAGGTGATCGAGGCGACGCCGGCCGAGCGCCTGCCGGGCACCATCGCCTCCAATGTGCTGGGCATCCGCGCCGGCTGCGCCCTCATCCGCGTGCATGATGTCGCCGCCCATGTGCAGGCGGCGCGGGTGACGGAGGCGATACTCCATGCCTCCTAA
- the folK gene encoding 2-amino-4-hydroxy-6-hydroxymethyldihydropteridine diphosphokinase, whose translation MPPKPTPDFFVRRPRKVEKAVAYLCLGSNLGDRAGTMAKAVGLIARAGLKIIARSSLYETPPWGPVPQGPYLNMVVAVETELAARELLNLLLGVEHAFGRDRTREVRFGPRKIDIDILLYGEEVIAEPDLEIPHPRMMERAFALIPLSELAPDLKVGGVAVSAALAGLDRSGIVRVEPQPASECEAP comes from the coding sequence ATGCCTCCTAAGCCGACACCCGACTTTTTCGTCCGCCGGCCGCGCAAGGTGGAGAAGGCGGTCGCCTATCTCTGTCTCGGCTCCAATCTCGGCGACCGCGCCGGCACCATGGCGAAGGCGGTGGGGCTGATCGCCCGCGCGGGGTTGAAGATCATCGCCCGCTCCTCGCTCTACGAGACCCCGCCCTGGGGGCCGGTGCCGCAGGGGCCCTATCTCAACATGGTGGTGGCGGTGGAAACCGAGCTTGCCGCACGGGAACTGCTCAACCTGCTGCTCGGCGTTGAGCACGCCTTCGGGCGTGACCGCACGCGCGAGGTGCGCTTTGGGCCGCGCAAAATCGACATCGACATATTGCTCTATGGCGAGGAGGTGATCGCCGAGCCGGATCTCGAAATTCCGCATCCGCGCATGATGGAGCGGGCCTTCGCGCTGATCCCGCTGAGCGAGCTGGCGCCCGACCTGAAGGTCGGCGGTGTCGCGGTGTCGGCGGCGCTGGCCGGGCTGGACCGCAGCGGCATCGTCAGGGTCGAGCCGCAGCCGGCGAGCGAGTGCGAGGCGCCCTGA